The DNA segment CAACCTCTTCAGAATGAGTAAATATTAGCGAGACTTTCCATGCAAGGGCTCTGAGGCATGAGGGTGCTCTGCTGTGAGGGAGCTGCCCTGCCACAGGTCACCGGCTGAAAAATGGCAGTGTGGAAGAACAAGAAATCGGGTGTTTTTCTGGTTGATCTCCCAACAAAGGTGACTGTAGATTCTGCGGTACACCACTGGAAAACAGAGTCAGCGTtagtatttgaaattaatatagCATTTTCCGTTCCAGAAGGCTAGTAAAGAATAGGATTaaaagagcagagctgccttttAAACATCTGCCCAGACGCTACCTCAGGTGTCGCTGACCGGCTTCCGTGACTCACCCGTCAGACTCGCAGCTGCCCGACGAGTCGCTCCCGTCCCGGGCGGCCCCAGGACCAAACCGGAGCGAACTCCCTGCTCTCCATTGGAATTTAAACCCAAACCTCTGCCTGTGGCGCGGAGGAAGGGGGAGCGGCTGCGGCCGAGCTGCGCCAGCGCTCCGCACCGATCCCCGCGAGCCGGCAGGGCGCTCTGTGCGCGGCGCGCAACGGGCGCGCATCCTCCCCAGCCGAATTCCTGCTCCCGGGAAGGCGCTTTGCGCTCGGACCCTGTGCTTCCCCCTCAAACCGCGTCGTCTGCACGCCTGCCCGGGACCCCCCCACATCCGCGGCGGAGCGCAGCGCGGGAGCGTAGGAGCCGCTACGCGGGGGCGCTGCCCCTCGTGCGCTGCGCGGCCCCACCGCGGgtgggcggggcggggccgcgggtgggcggggccggcgcatgcgcggagcggggcggcgcgCGCGCGCAGGCAGCGGGGCCATGGCCGCCCGTCAGCGGGGCCGCGGGGAGCCGGCGCCCTgaggcggcgcggcgcggccaTGGTGCCTCGAGGAGCCGCTCTGCCGCCGGGCACCCAGCCGTCGCCGTCGCTGTGAAGCGCGGAGCCCCCCCGCGCGCCGGGGGAGCGGGAGCAAAGAGGAGGAGCAggcggaggaggaggcggcgaCCCCGCGGGCCCAGGTGATTCCCCACCCGCCGCCTCAGACACGCGAGTgcccctcccccgcccctcAGCGCGTCGCAGGGGCCTGAggcgcccccccccgccccccttcccGCGGGGGCGCATGGCCTGGGCCGCCCCTCCGCGCCCCCGGCCGCTCGCACGCGTGTCTGTGTCCGTGtgtggcggggctgccccgACCTTCCTGTGCGcagcgcccccctccccccgccgcgcTGGCTTGCGGCGAGCCGTGCCGGGGTTACTGGAGTTCAGaggcggcggagcggcgcggggcccggggcgggATGCGAGGGACTTTCTGCAGCACCGGGGATGAATGCGGGACTTCGGCGTAGCAGGCGGCCGGCGGGCAATCGGTCGCCGGTTGGCGAGTGTGCGTGCGGGGGGATCGGGGGGGTTGTGGACTTCGCACGCCTCATGCAGGCGTTCGTGTGCAGGCGTTCGgtgcccggcccggcggcggagCCTGGCTGGAGCCCGGGGCTGAGCTGCTCGGTGTTGCAGTCCCGACCGAGGTGCTGGCTTCGCCGTGGAGGTCGCggtgcccccctccctccctggggtCTGCCTGTACCTCCCGGCTGCGGGAGCCGGGCGTGGAGACCCCGCTAGGCGcccggcgggggccgggggctgcccacCTGCCCGGGGGAGCCCAGCGGTGGCGTGGCCGGGATTCGGgccggggggaggagggggggtgCCCGGTCATTCCCTGCTGGAGTCGGGCCCCAAAGCATATGGTAATGCTTATGTAAGAAGCAGCCTCTCCGTAGAGTGAAGAACAgggctttttctctctttcctatTTTTGTCAGTCGGTTTTTTTGGAGACCTTCTGTagccttttaaaataaggtTTGTGATGAGAATTTCCAGTTTTTTCTGTGATCCGAGAGTAGTTCTGTGCGCTAAGTGTACTTGTGGCAGATGGCCGCTCTTAGAGGgattctttttttggttgtgcTACCTTTTTGGGGGTGTAGAGGAGGGGCCTGCTGCATAAAGAATGTGATTGGGggtataaagtaaaaaataaaggtaatttttttttgtttaatgcaCGTAAGTATTGGTAGACATTACAGGCAAAAAGTGCCTTCCGTTTACCAATGAAAAAGGAACTTTCTGTAACGTCTTTGACTCATAAATATTAGCCATTTTTGATCTCATTCATAATACTTTTTAAGTTTGTAGATGTTGCCGTACTTGTTTCTTCTGCAATTTTTAGTACAAGAGTTTATGTTAACTTGTTTTGTGGGCTTGGGACTTGGGTACTTCTAATTATATTTGTGTTGGGGTGCattacacacacagaaaacccCTTAGAGATCAGActtgggagggaaggaagggaataatttttaattattctctTTGATCACTTTTGTAGGTTAATGGAGATAGATTtaaatgttggaaaaaaatatttttttaaagtaagagCCATTAAGCTATTGCACCCTGTAACTTTGGTTTATCTGTAACCTTGGCTTATTTTTGCCAGTTATCTTAAATAACAAGCTGCCTGCGCATGAGAAACtgtatctttttgtttctgttagtTTTACTAACTATGGTAAtcagctgctctttttttgAGCCATAATGTCATAGGATTGATGTGATAGGATTTAATTAACACCTAAATTGAATAGCATTAGGAAATAGTTGCCTTTGACCACCATTATGTCAAAAATCTTAGAGAGCAATGTAAAGCAGCTGCTTGTCCACACAGGATTCACCTTGTTTATGTCGAGTCCAGTAAGAAGCTACTGGTGTTACAGCAACGTAATTCTGATGGACATACGAACTGAGCAACATAGGTTGCGAGCAGTAGTGGGGAATTCCTTCCTTTGGATATGATGGAAAGAGATTAGTCTCTCACTCTGGTTCAGCAGCTGGAGTCCGTGGTGCAGATGCAGAAAGGCACATCATGGCAATAAAATGTGAACAAATGGGTGTGTTGTGGAAAACTGTATAAGCCTGCTTAGTGTTTCATGTTGCACTCGCAAAAACATCCTCTAAGCTGTTTGCTAAACTTGAGTTTGTTTCCTCTTCGAAGTCATGCAGATAGCCTCTCTTTTAGTACTGTGGAATTCTTTGTAATTTGTGTGGTGACTTACATTTGGAGCTAAAAATGGATTCAGAGAGTAATGTTTCATGTGGTCATAGAGTGGACAGTTCAccatcattttgctttttaagtgcaTGTTCATGTCTAGTGATTTCAATATGATTCAGactttttgccattttccccTGCCTTTACTTTTataacatttcctttcattttagaggagccctgctgcttttttattagTTCAGTGCTTGAAAGGAACATTCAGAAGTGGGTACTTCAACTTACGGAGTTTTTCTGGCAAAAAATTTTAGTTGCATGTCTTGAGTTTGAATGGGTTTTAAAAGGGAATTTTCTAAGCATTTTCACAATTTGTTTGATCTTTCTGTTGTGTGAGTCTGGTACTGCAGGAAGCTAAGCTGCCTATTTCACAGGCCTGAAAGCTGATGCTCTTTATTTACGTGACTCAAATAGCTAAGGCAGCAACAATAGAAACCTTATCAGTATTGACCTAGAGAAGTCCTGAAAGTCATATTTTAACTTCTTACCAGTCAGGTAACTAGTTACTGGCATTGCAGGTTCCAAGCGTTGGCTGTGTCTTTATCTGAAATGGCTAAAAACTAAATGAGCAACTGTGGAGGATGAAATATATTTCATCCTGGTAACGCATTTggtttgcaggtttttttgtgaagtTGATGGGGTATACTAGCTTTATTTGCGTGGCTGGTCTTCCTGTGATGCAGCTCTCTGAGGTGGGTTGTCACAGACTGCATCATCTCGGGCTGTCATTAATGCGCTGCGTGCAGGTCCTCTGGGTATTCTATCCTCTGCAGAGGCACTTTGGGATTGCTGCCCAGATTTTCTCAGAATGTGCTGATACAAATGTGGTTAGGCAGGCTTGTAGGTGTAGGCTTGCAAACATGGCTgtgatggcaaaaaaaaaaaaaaaaaagctgaataacTAGTTAATAAAACAAACCTTGGACTGGCAAGAAACAGTAGAGTCAAAAAGGACCTTAGAGCAGTTCATTTTGTTGATtcagtctgggtttttttcctgaagattttactttaaaatattattatttatatttttattttaatgaattagattcttgtctttcaggtgcctaacTGAACTCAGCAAATCTGTGATCTAAAAAACAAGTGGCCCCTCTTAGTGTGACCAGATTTGAACTGATCGAATCCACAGGAAGAATATTGCTGCATACCTGGTGGATTTGTTAGCCTTTGTTAAC comes from the Falco peregrinus isolate bFalPer1 chromosome 8, bFalPer1.pri, whole genome shotgun sequence genome and includes:
- the LOC114010590 gene encoding translation initiation factor IF-2-like; its protein translation is MAAPRRLRAPAPRGPADGRPWPRCLRARAAPLRACAGPAHPRPRPAHPRWGRAAHEGQRPRVAAPTLPRCAPPRMWGGPGQACRRRGLRGKHRVRAQSAFPGAGIRLGRMRARCAPRTERPAGSRGSVRSAGAARPQPLPLPPRHRQRFGFKFQWRAGSSLRFGPGAARDGSDSSGSCESDGGVWIPNFQ